The segment AGTCCACGGCTCTGTTTGACCACCTGACCACCAGGGAGAGCATCCTCCTCTATGGCAGCTTTTATCGGAACATGCGGAGAGTGGGGGAGTTGTTGCAGGCTTTTGACCTGGTGGAGAAAGGAAAAACACTGGTGAAACACCTCTCCGGCGGCCAGCGGCAACGACTGGCGATCGCACTGGCGGTGGTTCACGACCCCCGGGTGATCTTCCTCGATGAGCCCACCACCGGATTGGACCCCAAGGCCCGCCGCGACTTGTGGGAAATTATTCTCCGCCTGAAGGAGGAGGGACGGACGATTTTTCTGTCAACTCACTATATGGAAGAGGCGGAACAGCTGTGTGATCGGGTGGCGATCATGGATTCCGGCCGGGTGATCGCCCTGGACACCCCGGCGGGTCTGATCCGGGAGCTGGCTTCGGAGAGTGTGGTGGAGTTTGTGACGGAGACCGGGGTTCCGGAAGCGTCCCTGCGCGGTCTGACCGGAGTGAAGGATGTGAAGCAAACCGGTGATGGACTCACTCTTCTGCCGACGGATGATCTGCGGGGAACCCTGGCCGAGCTGATCCCCCTGGCAAGTGAGACGGGTCTGACCCTGAACGGGCTCCGGACACGGACGGCCACCCTGGAAGATGTCTTCCTGGAGCGTACGGGAAAGAGGTT is part of the Kroppenstedtia eburnea genome and harbors:
- a CDS encoding ABC transporter ATP-binding protein produces the protein MEGRMIRVNELVKSYGGKRVVDAVGFEVAEGEVFGLLGPNGAGKTTTMEMVEGLRKPDAGEINLFGVDALRKPKAVKELIGIQLQSTALFDHLTTRESILLYGSFYRNMRRVGELLQAFDLVEKGKTLVKHLSGGQRQRLAIALAVVHDPRVIFLDEPTTGLDPKARRDLWEIILRLKEEGRTIFLSTHYMEEAEQLCDRVAIMDSGRVIALDTPAGLIRELASESVVEFVTETGVPEASLRGLTGVKDVKQTGDGLTLLPTDDLRGTLAELIPLASETGLTLNGLRTRTATLEDVFLERTGKRLADR